A window of Solea solea chromosome 18, fSolSol10.1, whole genome shotgun sequence contains these coding sequences:
- the LOC131444843 gene encoding uncharacterized protein DDB_G0271670-like, whose protein sequence is MATWMKGKLLLQNAPPSWFVCRNMVAHNGILRNLKSVIIDPSGGRTVGSSGGRTVGGSGGRTVGRSVGRTVGGSGGRTVGSSGGRTVGSSGGRTVGSSVGRTVGSSGSGAVRSSSSRSGGTIGSSSSDSGAVGSSSSSSAGTSLSNGVFSSTTSTCSSSSSSSSSSSSSSSSSRATSTSTGSNSSSSSGGNSLSSEVFSSTTSTSSSSSSSSRATSTSTGSSSSSSSSSGGNSLSIFSSSSSSSSSSSGGNSLSSGVFSSTYSRSSSSSTKTEATPPKLKASCRGKRRRPEVFNREFDWESEKQCYVRSVTRHIKENPGVQDVMSELFTLMNHVTEQTPGANDSQWRHPSDLTRRNYQRHFGNTTPKMSLSDWQENNLKTHARFSKSP, encoded by the exons ATGGCG acATGGATGAAAGGAAAACTTCTGCTGCAAAATGCACCGCCAAGCTGGTTtgtctgtagaaacatggtggcgcACAATGGCATCCTCCGTAAT CTGAAATCAGTTATTATAGATCCCAGCGGCGGCAGAACAGTCGGAAGCAGCGGCGGCAGAACAGTCGGAGGCAGCGGCGGCAGAACAGTCGGACGCAGCGTCGGCAGAACAGTCGGAGGCAGCGGCGGCAGAACAGTCGGAAGCAGCGGCGGCAGAACAGTCGGAAGCAGCGGCGGCAGAACAGTCGGAAGCAGCGTCGGCAGAACAGTCGGAAGCAGTGGTAGCGGAGCagtcagaagcagcagcagccgcagtgGTGGAACAAtcggaagcagcagcagtgatagTGGGGCAgttggaagcagcagcagcagcagtgctggaACCTCCCTTAGCAATGGAGTCTTCAGCAGCACTACCAGcacttgcagcagcagcagcagcagcagcagcagcagcagcagcagcagcagcagcagcagggccaCCAGCACTTCAActggcagcaacagcagcagcagcagtggtggaaaCTCCCTTAGCAGTGAAGTTTTCAGCAGCACTACCAGcacttccagcagcagcagcagcagcagcagggccaCCAGCACTTCaactggcagcagcagcagcagcagtagcagtagtggTGGAAACTCCCTTAgcattttcagcagcagcagcagcagcagcagcagcagtagtggtgGAAACTCCCTTAGCAGTGGAGTCTTCAGCAGCACttacagcaggagcagcagcagcagcactaaaACAGAAGCAACACCACCAAAACTGAAAGCCTCCTGCAGGGGCAAAAGACGAAG GCCAGAGGTCTTTAACAGGGAGTTTGACTGGGAGAGTGAAAAACAGTGTTATGTGCGCTCGGTCACCAGACACATAAAAGAGAATCCAGGAGTCCAAG aTGTCATGTCCGAGCTCTTCACGCTGATGAACCACGTGACTGAACAGACGCCAGGAGCAAATGACAGTCAGTGGCGGCATCCGTCTGACCTCACACGCAG GAACTACCAAAGGCACTTTGGCAACACAACCCCAAAGATGTCCCTATCGGACTGGCAggaaaacaacttaaaaaccCACGCTCGCTTTTCCAAAAGTCCCTGA
- the LOC131444844 gene encoding uncharacterized protein LOC131444844, translating into MIKGRTLVLLTLLCVLYCVLRPSLAKKLNCTFNKIPEGYRYSVHLNQSGCIATWSTLKDTVWTVVANNAGHGPGVVRSNVTTVVTDRCVSKMVYEVDCEDWTHDTGVCEPNCSAIKEKIEGDKRGEGEDVLQVTVSEMRSLLEATSLEREAVFVSSMLLCHKTVSFISIVFVADHSWGLVLGLGLGLGLVLGLIHKFRNRIKSGWIKLRGVKETKNEREDTMTVVYVSNGLPQSAETFTST; encoded by the exons ATGATTAAAGGAAGGACGTTGGTGCTGCTTACACTCTTATGTGTCTTAT ATTGTGTTCTACGTCCATCTCTTGCAAAGAAACTCAATTGCACTTTCAATAAGATCCCTGAAGGCTACAGATACAGCGTACACCTCAATCAGTCAGGGTGCATCGCTACGTGGTCGACATTAAAGGACACAGTATGG ACAGTTGTGGCAAATAACGCAGGGCACGGACCTGGAGTTGTGAGGAGCAATGTCACCACTGTGGTCACAGACAGATGTGTGTCCAAGATGGTGTATGAAGTAGATTGTGAG GATTGGACGCACGACACGGGTGTCTGTGAGC CCAACTGCAGTGCAATTAAAGAGAAGATCGAAGGTGACAAGAGGGGCGAAGGTGAGGATGTGCTACAAGTCACAGTCTCTGAGATGAGATCTTTGTTGGAAGCAACCAGTTTAGAAAGGGAAGCagtgtttgtgtcctccatGCTACTGTGTCACAAGACTGTTTCTTTCATCTCAATTGTTTTTGTAGCTGACCACAGCTGGGGGCTGGTTCTGGGGCTGGGGCTGGGGCTGGGGCTGGTGCTGGGGCTGATCCATAAATTCAGAAATCGCATCAAAAG CGGTTGGATCAAACTACGTGGTGTGAAAGAGACTAAGAACGAGAGGGAGGACACCATGACTGTTGTCTATGTTAGCAATGGACTGCCACAATCAGCTGAGACCTTCACCTCCACATAA
- the ldlrap1b gene encoding low density lipoprotein receptor adapter protein 1b isoform X2: MDALKSAGRAIIRSPSIAKQSWGSGRHKKLPENWTDTRETLQEGMVFQLKYLGVTMVEQPKGEEMSAAAVKRIVATAKASGKKLQKVTLTVSPRGIILYDSASKQLIENISIYRISYCTADKMHDKVFAYIVQSQHNETLECHAFLCTKRKMAQAVTLTVAQAFRVAFEFWQAAKEEKEKRVKSGSDGEGASNSQSESSASLGSLKGGEVATAKLLDLTEGANVAQVHLDTKQAESDPFMELEDGLDEAFSRLAESRTNPQVLDIGVNPQDFNAEECLSPGKWDQEDTDFAAQKDSFGC, translated from the exons AGCTTCCGGAGAACTGGACGGACACGAGGGAGACGCTGCAGGAGGGCATGGTGTTCCAGCTCAAGTATCTGGGAGTCACAATGGTGGAGCAGCCCAAGGGAGAGGAGATGTCAGCGGCGGCCGTCAAGAGGATCGTGGCCACG GCCAAAGCGAGTGGAAAGAAACTCCAGAAAGTCACGTTAACGGTCTCTCCGCGAGGAATCATCCTGTACGACAGTGCCTCCAAACAGCTGATAGAAAACATCTCCATATACAG aatATCATACTGCACGGCAGACAAGATGCACGACAAAGTGTTTGCCTACATCGTCCAGAGCCAACACAACGAGACACTCGAGTGTCATGCCTTCTTGTgcacaaagagaaaaatg GCTCAGGCGGTAACCCTCACAGTGGCTCAGGCTTTCAGAGTGGCGTTTGAGTTCTGGCAAGCCGCCAAGGAAG AGAAAGAGAAGCGAGTGAAGTCGGGTTCAGACGGCGAAGGAGCCAGCAACTCTCAGTCGGAGAGCTCGGCCAGCCTGGGCAGCTTGAAGGGAGGGG AGGTGGCCACGGCAAAGCTTCTGGACTTGACCGAGGGAGCCAACGTGGCACAGGTCCACTTGGACACAAAGCAGGCGGAGTCTGATCCTTTTATG GAGCTGGAGGACGGTCTGGACGAGGCTTTTTCAAG actCGCTGAGTCTCGCACTAACCCCCAGGTCCTGGACATTGGGGTGAACCCTCAGGACTTCAACGCTGAAGAGTGCCTGTCCCCGGGCAAATGGGACCAAGAGGACACGGACTTTGCCGCACAGAAAGATTCTTTCGGGTGCTAA
- the ldlrap1b gene encoding low density lipoprotein receptor adapter protein 1b isoform X1, producing the protein MDALKSAGRAIIRSPSIAKQSWGSGRHKKLPENWTDTRETLQEGMVFQLKYLGVTMVEQPKGEEMSAAAVKRIVATAKASGKKLQKVTLTVSPRGIILYDSASKQLIENISIYRISYCTADKMHDKVFAYIVQSQHNETLECHAFLCTKRKMAQAVTLTVAQAFRVAFEFWQAAKEEKEKRVKSGSDGEGASNSQSESSASLGSLKGGEVATAKLLDLTEGANVAQVHLDTKQAESDPFMVHNHTTENNNTVWELEDGLDEAFSRLAESRTNPQVLDIGVNPQDFNAEECLSPGKWDQEDTDFAAQKDSFGC; encoded by the exons AGCTTCCGGAGAACTGGACGGACACGAGGGAGACGCTGCAGGAGGGCATGGTGTTCCAGCTCAAGTATCTGGGAGTCACAATGGTGGAGCAGCCCAAGGGAGAGGAGATGTCAGCGGCGGCCGTCAAGAGGATCGTGGCCACG GCCAAAGCGAGTGGAAAGAAACTCCAGAAAGTCACGTTAACGGTCTCTCCGCGAGGAATCATCCTGTACGACAGTGCCTCCAAACAGCTGATAGAAAACATCTCCATATACAG aatATCATACTGCACGGCAGACAAGATGCACGACAAAGTGTTTGCCTACATCGTCCAGAGCCAACACAACGAGACACTCGAGTGTCATGCCTTCTTGTgcacaaagagaaaaatg GCTCAGGCGGTAACCCTCACAGTGGCTCAGGCTTTCAGAGTGGCGTTTGAGTTCTGGCAAGCCGCCAAGGAAG AGAAAGAGAAGCGAGTGAAGTCGGGTTCAGACGGCGAAGGAGCCAGCAACTCTCAGTCGGAGAGCTCGGCCAGCCTGGGCAGCTTGAAGGGAGGGG AGGTGGCCACGGCAAAGCTTCTGGACTTGACCGAGGGAGCCAACGTGGCACAGGTCCACTTGGACACAAAGCAGGCGGAGTCTGATCCTTTTATGGTGCATAaccacacaacagagaacaacaaTACTGTATGG GAGCTGGAGGACGGTCTGGACGAGGCTTTTTCAAG actCGCTGAGTCTCGCACTAACCCCCAGGTCCTGGACATTGGGGTGAACCCTCAGGACTTCAACGCTGAAGAGTGCCTGTCCCCGGGCAAATGGGACCAAGAGGACACGGACTTTGCCGCACAGAAAGATTCTTTCGGGTGCTAA
- the ldlrap1b gene encoding low density lipoprotein receptor adapter protein 1b isoform X3 codes for MDALKSAGRAIIRSPSIAKQSWGSGRHKKLPENWTDTRETLQEGMVFQLKYLGVTMVEQPKGEEMSAAAVKRIVATAKASGKKLQKVTLTVSPRGIILYDSASKQLIENISIYRISYCTADKMHDKVFAYIVQSQHNETLECHAFLCTKRKMAQAVTLTVAQAFRVAFEFWQAAKEEKEKRVKSGSDGEGASNSQSESSASLGSLKGGEVATAKLLDLTEGANVAQVHLDTKQAESDPFMVHNHTTENNNTVWELEDGLDEAFSSRSLDSFESYSDSLSLALTPRSWTLG; via the exons AGCTTCCGGAGAACTGGACGGACACGAGGGAGACGCTGCAGGAGGGCATGGTGTTCCAGCTCAAGTATCTGGGAGTCACAATGGTGGAGCAGCCCAAGGGAGAGGAGATGTCAGCGGCGGCCGTCAAGAGGATCGTGGCCACG GCCAAAGCGAGTGGAAAGAAACTCCAGAAAGTCACGTTAACGGTCTCTCCGCGAGGAATCATCCTGTACGACAGTGCCTCCAAACAGCTGATAGAAAACATCTCCATATACAG aatATCATACTGCACGGCAGACAAGATGCACGACAAAGTGTTTGCCTACATCGTCCAGAGCCAACACAACGAGACACTCGAGTGTCATGCCTTCTTGTgcacaaagagaaaaatg GCTCAGGCGGTAACCCTCACAGTGGCTCAGGCTTTCAGAGTGGCGTTTGAGTTCTGGCAAGCCGCCAAGGAAG AGAAAGAGAAGCGAGTGAAGTCGGGTTCAGACGGCGAAGGAGCCAGCAACTCTCAGTCGGAGAGCTCGGCCAGCCTGGGCAGCTTGAAGGGAGGGG AGGTGGCCACGGCAAAGCTTCTGGACTTGACCGAGGGAGCCAACGTGGCACAGGTCCACTTGGACACAAAGCAGGCGGAGTCTGATCCTTTTATGGTGCATAaccacacaacagagaacaacaaTACTGTATGG GAGCTGGAGGACGGTCTGGACGAGGCTTTTTCAAG CCGCAGTCTGGATAGCTTTGAATCGTACTCAG actCGCTGAGTCTCGCACTAACCCCCAGGTCCTGGACATTGGGGTGA
- the ldlrap1b gene encoding low density lipoprotein receptor adapter protein 1b isoform X4, which produces MDALKSAGRAIIRSPSIAKQSWGSGRHKKLPENWTDTRETLQEGMVFQLKYLGVTMVEQPKGEEMSAAAVKRIVATAKASGKKLQKVTLTVSPRGIILYDSASKQLIENISIYRISYCTADKMHDKVFAYIVQSQHNETLECHAFLCTKRKMAQAVTLTVAQAFRVAFEFWQAAKEEKEKRVKSGSDGEGASNSQSESSASLGSLKGGEVATAKLLDLTEGANVAQVHLDTKQAESDPFMELEDGLDEAFSSRSLDSFESYSDSLSLALTPRSWTLG; this is translated from the exons AGCTTCCGGAGAACTGGACGGACACGAGGGAGACGCTGCAGGAGGGCATGGTGTTCCAGCTCAAGTATCTGGGAGTCACAATGGTGGAGCAGCCCAAGGGAGAGGAGATGTCAGCGGCGGCCGTCAAGAGGATCGTGGCCACG GCCAAAGCGAGTGGAAAGAAACTCCAGAAAGTCACGTTAACGGTCTCTCCGCGAGGAATCATCCTGTACGACAGTGCCTCCAAACAGCTGATAGAAAACATCTCCATATACAG aatATCATACTGCACGGCAGACAAGATGCACGACAAAGTGTTTGCCTACATCGTCCAGAGCCAACACAACGAGACACTCGAGTGTCATGCCTTCTTGTgcacaaagagaaaaatg GCTCAGGCGGTAACCCTCACAGTGGCTCAGGCTTTCAGAGTGGCGTTTGAGTTCTGGCAAGCCGCCAAGGAAG AGAAAGAGAAGCGAGTGAAGTCGGGTTCAGACGGCGAAGGAGCCAGCAACTCTCAGTCGGAGAGCTCGGCCAGCCTGGGCAGCTTGAAGGGAGGGG AGGTGGCCACGGCAAAGCTTCTGGACTTGACCGAGGGAGCCAACGTGGCACAGGTCCACTTGGACACAAAGCAGGCGGAGTCTGATCCTTTTATG GAGCTGGAGGACGGTCTGGACGAGGCTTTTTCAAG CCGCAGTCTGGATAGCTTTGAATCGTACTCAG actCGCTGAGTCTCGCACTAACCCCCAGGTCCTGGACATTGGGGTGA